The Balneolaceae bacterium genome segment AAATGTCGGCTTCCGCGGCATTGGTGATCCACATCTTGGCGCCGTTCAGCACGTAGTCGTCGCCCTCCTCGGCGGCCGTGGTTTTCAGGGCGAAGGCGTCGCTCCCGGAGCCGGCCTCCGACAGGCAGTAGGCGCCCACCTGCTCGTTGGAGAGCCTCGGAAGCCAGTGCTTTTTCTGCTCCTCGCTGCCCCATCGCAGGAAGGCGTTGTTGACCAGGGTGTTCTGCACGTCCATGAACACACCCGCCGAAGCGTCCACCCGCGAGATCTGTTCGATGGCGACGATGGACATGAAAAAGGTGCCGCCCCCGCCCTGGTACTTCTCGGGTACCTCGATGCCCATAAGGCCCATCTCAAAAAACTCCTGCACCAGGTCGGGATCCAGCTTCGCTTTTTCGTCCATCTCCTCCACGCGGGGACGGATGGAGGATTCGGCAAAATCGGCCGCCGCCTCCTGCAGCATCTTCTCGTCTTCGGTCAGTTGGGTGAGGGGCGGCTGAAGTTGGTCAACGTTTTCCATGGGTGGCGTAGATTGTTTCATTGGAAGCATGTTTTCAAAGCGGGGTAATATAGGGAATCGACGCCTTTTTTTCGGCTTTTTCTGTCGCCTCCGGGCGTACCCGAACGCATCCCCCGACCCATTGCGGTGACCGGAAGGCGTTAGTAAAACCCGTATTCCCTCGTTATTTTTTATTCCAACTTAACCACCTTGTCTATGAGCGAGCAGCAGAGCGACTTGTTCCCCGAATTTCCTCCCGTCTCCCGCGAGGCTTGGGAGGAGGTCATCAAAGGCGACCTCAAAGGAGCCGACTATACCGACAAACTGCGCTGGAAGTCAGGTGAGGGCGTAGCACCCCTGCCCTTCTACCGGCGGGAGGACCTTCCGCGGGAAGGACCGCAGACGGTGGACAACAGGCCGGGCTGGTCTCTCGTGGAGGAAATCTACGAGCAGGATCCCGCCGAGGCCAACGACGCCGCGCGCCGCGCCCTCTCCCGCGGAGCCGAGGCCCTGCGTTTCCACTTGCGCCTGGAGACTCTCGACGGGATGTTGGGGGGCGACCAGAGCGGACTGGCCCTGCGCGGACAGGACGACATGGACCGCCTGCTGGAGGAGATAGACCCGCGGAAAACACCCCTGCACTTCGATGCCGCCATCGCCTCCCCCGCTGTGCTGGCCATGGTGCGCAACACCCTGGACCGGCGCGGAACCGATCTCAAGGCGGCACGCCTCACCCTGCTGCACGATCCCGTGTCGTGGGCCCTGGAGCACGGCCGCCTGCCCATGGAGGGCGAGGCGCCCCACCGCTCTTCAGCCGCGCTGCTGGAGGCTGCGGAACAATGGGGACTCGACCGGCTGCGATGCCTCGGCGTGGACGCTCGTATCTACCACCGCGCCGGCGCCAGCGCGGCCCAGGAGCTTGGCTGGGGAGTGGCGGCGGCCGGCGAGTACCTGGCCCATCTGGGCGAAGAGGGCCTGGCACCCGGGGCCGTCGCCCCCCGCATCCATTTCTGCCTCTCCGCGGGCTCTGCCTATTTCATTGAAATGGCCAAATTCCGCGCCCTGCGCCTGCTCTGGCATAATCTCTGCAGGGCATGGGACATCGACCAGCCGCCGCACGCCTTCCTGACCGCCGAGACCTCCTCCTGGAACAAGACCCTCTACGATCCCCACACCAACATGCTGCGCACCACCACCGAGGGCATGTCCGCCGCGCTGGCGGGCGCCGACGCCCTCGTGGTGCAGCCCTATGACGAGTCCATTGGAAGGCCCGACGACTTTTCAAGGCGCATCGCCCGCAACTCCCAGATCATCATGAAAGAGGAGGCGTACCTGGACCGGGTGGCCGATCCCTCGGCGGGTTCCTATTACATAGAGCATCTCACCGAAGAACTGGCCGAAAGAGCCTGGGAACACTTCCGGGAAGTAGAGGCCCAGGGCGGACTGCTGAAGGCGGTGGAAGGGGGCTTCCTTCAGGCCGCCGCCGGGGAGTCCCGCGAGGAGCGCGACCGCGCGGTGGCCTTCGGGAAACGCGTCTTCGTGGGCACCAACCACTACCCCGACCCGGACGGAGAGGCCGGCGAACGGGCTGCCGGCCGGGGGCACCGCACTGTTTCCGTCGCTCCCTCCGAGGAAGCGCCCAAACCGGATCCCGACCGGCTGGTGCCTTCCATGGCGGAGTGCCTGCTCGAGGGCGCCGGCATGGGCGACCTGGCCACCTCCCTTCTGGACGCCGGCCGGCAGAAGATCGCGCCGCTCCGGCCCTACCGCGGCGCCGAGGCCTTCGAGGAGCTTCGCCTGGCCACCGAGGCGGCCGGCCGCGCCCCCTCCGTCCTCACCCTGCCCTTGGGCGACCGCAGGATGCGCAAGGCGCGCTCTTCTTTCGCTGTAAACCTGCTGGGCTGCGCCGGCTATGAAATCGAGGACCCCATCGGCTTCGAATCGGCTGATGAAGCGGTGGAGGCGGTGCGCGATGCGGCTCCCGACGTAGCCGTGCTCTGCAGCTCCGACGAGGCCTACGCCGAGCTGCTGCCCGCGGTAGCGGGGGAGCTTCGTGCCCTGGAAAACCCGCCCCTGCTTGTGCTGGCCGGCAGGCCGGAGACCGTACCTGATCCGGATCTGGCCGACCTGTTCATCCACGCCCGCAGCAACGTACTGCAGACCCTGCGCGAATGTCACCGCAGGCTGGGCATTGCCCCTTAACCGAATACGACCGAGCATGAAGAGACCCGACTTTTCCAAGATCGACCTCGACACCCGGCGAAAGGACGCGCCCGGCCCCGGCGGCCGCAGCAGCGAGGAGTCGCGCGTGGAGATCTGGGAGACCCCGGAGCAGATCCCTGTGAAACCGCGCTTCACGGCCGCTGACCTGAAAGGGGTGCACCACCTGGACTACGCCGCGGGCATCCCTCCCTATCTGCGGGGGCCCTACGCCACTATGTACGCCCTCCGGCCCTGGACCATACGCCAGTACGCCGGCTTCTCCACGGCCGAGGAGTCCAACGCCTTCTACCGCAAAAACCTGGCCCAGGGACAGAAGGGGCTCTCCGTAGCCTTCGACCTGGCTACCCACCGCGGCTACGACTCTGACCATGAGCGGGTGACGGGCGACGTGGGCAAGGCGGGCGTGGCCATCGACTCCGTCCGCGACATGAACATCCTGTTCGACGATATCCCGCTTGACGAGATGTCGGTGTCGATGACCATGAACGGGGCGGTCATCCCGGTCATGGCCTTCTACATCGTCGCTGCCGAGGAGCAGGGTGTGGCACCCGAACAGCTCAAGGGCACCATACAGAACGACATCCTCAAGGAGTTCATGGTGCGCAACACCTACATCTACCCGCCCAAGCCCTCCATGAGGATTATAGGCGACATTTTCGCCTACACTTCCGAGCACATGCCCAAATTCAACTCCATCAGCATCAGCGGCTACCATATGCAGGAGGCCGGGGCCACCTGCGACCTGGAGCTTGCCTATACCCTGGCCGACGGCCTGGAGTACCTGCGCACCGGCATGGAGGCGGGAATTGACATCGACGACTTCGCCCCGCGCATCTCCTTTTTCTGGGCCGTCGGCATGAATCATTTTATGGAAATCGCCAAGATGCGCGCCGCCCGCATGCTCTGGGCCAAGATCGTAAAGCGCTTCGACCCTCAGAACCCCAAGTCGATGTCCCTGCGCACCCACTGCCAGACCTCCGGCTGGAGCCTGACCGAACAGGATCCCTACAACAACGTCACCCGCACAACCATCGAGGCCATGGCGGCGGCACTGGGACACACCCAGTCCCTGCATACCAACGCCCTGGACGAAGCCATCGCCCTGCCGTCCGATTTTTCGGCCCGCATTGCACGCAACACCCAGATCTACCTGCAGCAGGAGACGGGCATCACCCATGCGGTAGACCCGTGGGCCGGCTCCTACTACGTGGAGTACCTGACCGACCGCATCGCCCGCCGCGCCTGGGAGCTTATCGAGGAGGTGGAGGAGCTGGGCGGCATGGCGCAGGCCATCGAGGAAGGGCTCCCCAAGATGCGCATCGAGGAGGCCGCCGCCCGCAAGCAGGCCCGCATCGACAGCGGCAAGGACATCATCGTGGGCGTCAACAAATATACCCTTGACAAAGAAGACCCCATTGACATACTTGAAGTGGACAACACCAGGGTGCGCCGGCAGCAGGTGGAACGGCTGGAAGCCCTGAAGGCCGAACGCAACGACGAAGAGGTCCAACGCGACCTGCGCGAGCTGCGAAGGGTGGCCGAAAGCGGGGAGGGCAACCTGCTGGCCGCCGCCGTGGAGGCCGCCCGCAGCCGGGCCACCCTCGGGGAGATCTCCACGGCCATGGAGGAGGTCTTCGGCCGGTACAAGGCAAACATTCAATCGATCAGCGGCGTGTATTCATCCGAAATAAGCGACGACGAACATTTCCGCAAGGCCCGCGAAAAAGCCGACGCCTTTGCCGACCGCGAGGGACGCCGCCCCCGCATCATGGTGGCCAAGATGGGGCAGGACGGACACGACCGGGGCGCCAAGGTAATCGCCACCAGTTTCGCCGACCTGGGCTTCGACGTGGACATCGGCCCCCTCTTCCAGACCCCGGCCGAGGCCGCAAAGCAGGCCGTGGAAAACGACGTGCACATCCTGGGCGTCTCCAGTCTGGCCGGGGGACACAAAACACTGGTCCCGAAAGTACTCGAGGAACTGGAAAGGCTGGGGCGCGACGACATCCTGGTCATCGTGGGTGGGGTGGTTCCGCGCCAGGACTACGATCATCTCTATGAAAAGGGCGTAGCCGGCATTTTCGGACCCGGCACGGTCATATCCAAGGCCGCCCTGCAGATCCTGCAGGTGCTGATGGACCGCACCGGCGGGGAGGAGCACTCATGAGCGGCGACGAGGGCAACGGAACAGGGCGGCAGCCTCTCCATCAGCAGTCGCCGACCTCCATGGACGCCCGATCTCGGGGAAGCCGGAGAGGGGGACCCGCCCCGAGCTCGGCCGATGACTTCCTGGAGGGCATCCGCCAGGGCGACCGGACCATGCTGAGCCGCGCCATTACCCTTATCGAAAGCACGCGTCCGGGCGACCGGGAGCTGGCTACGGAGATCATCGAGGGTTGCCTCCCCCATACAGGCCAGTCGGTACGGGTGGGCATTACCGGGGTGCCGGGCGTGGGCAAGAGCACCTTCATCGAAGCCCTGGGCAACCACCTTTTGCAACAGGAGGGACGCCGATTGGCGGTGCTGGCCATCGACCCCAGCAGCACCCGCACGAAGGGAAGCATCCTGGGCGACAAGACCCGCATGGAGACCCTGGCCAATCAAGCGGACGCCTTCATCCGCCCTTCCC includes the following:
- the scpA gene encoding methylmalonyl-CoA mutase, which gives rise to MKRPDFSKIDLDTRRKDAPGPGGRSSEESRVEIWETPEQIPVKPRFTAADLKGVHHLDYAAGIPPYLRGPYATMYALRPWTIRQYAGFSTAEESNAFYRKNLAQGQKGLSVAFDLATHRGYDSDHERVTGDVGKAGVAIDSVRDMNILFDDIPLDEMSVSMTMNGAVIPVMAFYIVAAEEQGVAPEQLKGTIQNDILKEFMVRNTYIYPPKPSMRIIGDIFAYTSEHMPKFNSISISGYHMQEAGATCDLELAYTLADGLEYLRTGMEAGIDIDDFAPRISFFWAVGMNHFMEIAKMRAARMLWAKIVKRFDPQNPKSMSLRTHCQTSGWSLTEQDPYNNVTRTTIEAMAAALGHTQSLHTNALDEAIALPSDFSARIARNTQIYLQQETGITHAVDPWAGSYYVEYLTDRIARRAWELIEEVEELGGMAQAIEEGLPKMRIEEAAARKQARIDSGKDIIVGVNKYTLDKEDPIDILEVDNTRVRRQQVERLEALKAERNDEEVQRDLRELRRVAESGEGNLLAAAVEAARSRATLGEISTAMEEVFGRYKANIQSISGVYSSEISDDEHFRKAREKADAFADREGRRPRIMVAKMGQDGHDRGAKVIATSFADLGFDVDIGPLFQTPAEAAKQAVENDVHILGVSSLAGGHKTLVPKVLEELERLGRDDILVIVGGVVPRQDYDHLYEKGVAGIFGPGTVISKAALQILQVLMDRTGGEEHS
- a CDS encoding methylmalonyl-CoA mutase family protein encodes the protein MSEQQSDLFPEFPPVSREAWEEVIKGDLKGADYTDKLRWKSGEGVAPLPFYRREDLPREGPQTVDNRPGWSLVEEIYEQDPAEANDAARRALSRGAEALRFHLRLETLDGMLGGDQSGLALRGQDDMDRLLEEIDPRKTPLHFDAAIASPAVLAMVRNTLDRRGTDLKAARLTLLHDPVSWALEHGRLPMEGEAPHRSSAALLEAAEQWGLDRLRCLGVDARIYHRAGASAAQELGWGVAAAGEYLAHLGEEGLAPGAVAPRIHFCLSAGSAYFIEMAKFRALRLLWHNLCRAWDIDQPPHAFLTAETSSWNKTLYDPHTNMLRTTTEGMSAALAGADALVVQPYDESIGRPDDFSRRIARNSQIIMKEEAYLDRVADPSAGSYYIEHLTEELAERAWEHFREVEAQGGLLKAVEGGFLQAAAGESREERDRAVAFGKRVFVGTNHYPDPDGEAGERAAGRGHRTVSVAPSEEAPKPDPDRLVPSMAECLLEGAGMGDLATSLLDAGRQKIAPLRPYRGAEAFEELRLATEAAGRAPSVLTLPLGDRRMRKARSSFAVNLLGCAGYEIEDPIGFESADEAVEAVRDAAPDVAVLCSSDEAYAELLPAVAGELRALENPPLLVLAGRPETVPDPDLADLFIHARSNVLQTLRECHRRLGIAP